From the genome of Cystobacter fuscus DSM 2262:
CCCTGGACATCCCCGTCGGCTTCGACACCGACGTGAATGGCGCGGCCCTGGGCGAGAAACAGTGGGGCGCGGCCCAGGGGCTCGACACGTTCATCTACCTCACCGTCGGCACGGGCATTGGCGGAGGAGCGCTCATCAACGGCCGGTTGTTGCACGGCCTGCTCCATCCGGAGATGGGCCACTTCCGCCCGCCCCGCGACGCGAAGGCGGATCCCTTCCCTGGCTGCTGCCCCTACCATGGCGACTGCTTCGAGGGGCTCGCGTCCGGTCCCGCCCTGGAGAAGCGCTGGGGCCAGCCCGCCGAGTCCCTGCCTCCGGAGCACCCGGCCTGGGCGCTCGAGGCGCACTACATCGCGCAGGCCCTCGCCAACTACGTCTGCGTCCTCTCCCCCCAGCGCCTCATCCTCGGCGGAGGGGTGATGGCCCAGGGGCACCTCTTCCCGCGGGTGCGCGCCGAGGTGCTCCGCCTGCTCAACGGCTACATCCAGGCGCCTGCCCTGCTCGAGCACCTGGACTCGTACATCGTGCCCCCGGGGCTGGGAGACCGCGCCGGGGTGCTGGGCGCCCTCGCCCTCGCCCTGGACGCGGCGCGTCCGGGGCGGGGCGGCTGAAGCCTCAGGGCTGGAGCTGCGCGGACGCGCAGGCGGCCGCGTAGGCGCCCTCGCAGATCTGCGCGGGCGTCCAGAAGCCGTCGGCGACGACGGTGCTCTTCACGTTGTCCTTGGTGACGACCTGGGCGGGCAGGAGGATGGACGGCACGTCCTTCATGCCGTTGTTCACCTTGCCATTGATCCGGCCCGCCGGGGGCTGGCCCGTGCGCAGCAGCGCCACGGCGACCTCGGCGGCGATCTCTCCCTCCGTCTTGATGGCCTTGTAGACGGTCATGTACTGATCGCCGGTGAGGATGCGCTGGATGGCGGCCAGTTCCGCGTCCTGGCCGGTGACGGGCGGCAGCGGATTGAGGCCCGCCGCCTTCATCGCCGCGATGGCGCCGCCGGCCGTTCCATCATTGGCCGCGTACACGCCCGCGATGTTCTCCTTGCCGAGCCGGGTGATGGCCTGCTCCATCTGCTGCTGCGCCTTGTCCGGGCTCCAGTCCGGGGTGTCGTACTCGGCGCCGACCTTCAGGCCGCTGCCGTCGATGACGCTGTGCGAGCCCTTCTTGTAGAGCGTCGCGTTGTTGTCCGTGGGCGAGCCGTGGATCATCACGATGGAGCCCGAGCCCTTGCCGTCCGCCTTCAGCTTGTCCGCCAGGGCCTGACCCTGGAGCTTGCCCACCTGCTCGTTGTCGAAGGAGATGTAGTAGTCCACGTCCGCGTTGAGGATGAGGCGCTCGTAGCTGAGCACCGCCACCTTCGACTGACGGGCGCGCGCGACGATGGCCGCCGAGGAGGCCGAGTCCACCGGATCCAACACGAGCACCTTCGCCCCGTTGGTCAGGGCCGCCTCGGCCTGGTTCTGCTGCTTGGCGGCGTCCTGGTCGGCGTTGCTGTAGAGGATCTCGCAGTCCGGACACAGCTCGCGCACCTTGCGCTCGAAGTGCGGACGGTCATGGGTCTCATAGCGCGCCGTCTTCGACTCGGGCAGCAGCAGGGCGATCTTCCCGCCCGAGGCCGCGGCGGCGGGAGCTTCGCCCTCTTTCTGGGCCGTGGCGGGAGTGCCCTTGGCCTCCGGGTTGTCGCGCTTGCAGGCGGGGGCCACGAGCAACAGCGCGGCGAGCATTCCGGCGGTGCGAATCGGGGACGACGATGAATGCATGTGCATCCGTCCTTCTTCAGAGGAGAAGATCTCCTCGGGGGGTAAGGAGCGGCATCCTGGCGCCGTCCCGGAAGGGACGACAAGTTTTCGAGTGAGGCCCCCGCACCGCCTCTCGGGGAGAGGAGGCGGCCGGGAAAATTCTGACGAGGGTGCGTCCCGGACTGTCTACCTGCGGCCAGTCAGGGCCACGAGCAGCGGATTCTCCCGGTACTCCCTCCAGAACTCCGCGCCGAACTTCTCCACCGCCTCGGGAGGAATCTCGAAGTGCCGCCACTCGAGCTGCCGGAAGCCGGCCTGCGTCATGGCCCACTCATAGGTGGAAGTGGACCAGCGGAAGTATTCGATGTCCGCGGGGGGAACCGAGTGGAAGCGCGCCTGGGCCACGTGGCGCTCCCCTTCGAGCCGCTCACCGAGCACCTCGAAGCCATACTTTCCCCAGTGGCCCTTCTCCAGCACGAAGTCCGGATCGATGGTGAAGGCGATGAAGCGCCCGCCCTGCACGAGATTGGAATAGGCCCCGCGGCACATGCTCAGCAGCTCGTCACGGGTGCTCGCGTAGTTGAGCAGGTAGATGGCCGTCACCACGTTGAACTCTCCCAACTGGGGGAGCTGGGCGGCATTGGCGACCTGGTATTGGATGCCCTGCCGATGCTCCTGCTCCCGCTGCCGGGCGATCGCCACCATCTCCGGGGAGACGTCCACCCCGATGACGTTCTCGGCCCCCTGTTTTTTCAACAACCGCGTGTAGTAGCCGGCGCCGCAGGCCAGATCCAAGGCCCGC
Proteins encoded in this window:
- a CDS encoding ABC transporter substrate-binding protein, whose translation is MHSSSSPIRTAGMLAALLLVAPACKRDNPEAKGTPATAQKEGEAPAAAASGGKIALLLPESKTARYETHDRPHFERKVRELCPDCEILYSNADQDAAKQQNQAEAALTNGAKVLVLDPVDSASSAAIVARARQSKVAVLSYERLILNADVDYYISFDNEQVGKLQGQALADKLKADGKGSGSIVMIHGSPTDNNATLYKKGSHSVIDGSGLKVGAEYDTPDWSPDKAQQQMEQAITRLGKENIAGVYAANDGTAGGAIAAMKAAGLNPLPPVTGQDAELAAIQRILTGDQYMTVYKAIKTEGEIAAEVAVALLRTGQPPAGRINGKVNNGMKDVPSILLPAQVVTKDNVKSTVVADGFWTPAQICEGAYAAACASAQLQP
- a CDS encoding ROK family protein, with protein sequence MKTLLGGIEAGGTKFVCAVGTGPDDIRALVRIPTTTPEATIGQALAFFQEQTRQHGPLAALGIASFGPVELHPDSPAYGFITSTPKPGWRNADLAGPFRRALDIPVGFDTDVNGAALGEKQWGAAQGLDTFIYLTVGTGIGGGALINGRLLHGLLHPEMGHFRPPRDAKADPFPGCCPYHGDCFEGLASGPALEKRWGQPAESLPPEHPAWALEAHYIAQALANYVCVLSPQRLILGGGVMAQGHLFPRVRAEVLRLLNGYIQAPALLEHLDSYIVPPGLGDRAGVLGALALALDAARPGRGG
- a CDS encoding class I SAM-dependent methyltransferase, producing the protein MAEQYDTVGNKYEQFKDTAALPIPERHTFLKLVGELHGQRALDLACGAGYYTRLLKKQGAENVIGVDVSPEMVAIARQREQEHRQGIQYQVANAAQLPQLGEFNVVTAIYLLNYASTRDELLSMCRGAYSNLVQGGRFIAFTIDPDFVLEKGHWGKYGFEVLGERLEGERHVAQARFHSVPPADIEYFRWSTSTYEWAMTQAGFRQLEWRHFEIPPEAVEKFGAEFWREYRENPLLVALTGRR